The Mercurialis annua linkage group LG2, ddMerAnnu1.2, whole genome shotgun sequence genome contains a region encoding:
- the LOC126668370 gene encoding secreted RxLR effector protein 161-like, which produces MDKSNPVCCPIIPGENLQKDENGEKIDITYYKQIIGSLMYLTATRSDVGFVVSLISRYMEHPTKIHLQAGGNKEHIAYTNNDYAGELNDRKNTSGYIFLLSSGAVSWLSNKQPMVSLSTKEAEFIAAAVCACQAV; this is translated from the exons ATGGACAAAAGTAATCCAGTTTGCTGTCCAATTATTCCTGGAGAAAATCTTCAAAAGGATGAAAATGGAGAAAAAATTGATATCACTTATTATAAGCAAATTATAGGGAGTCTTATGTACTTGACTGCTACGCGGTCAGATGTTGGGTTTGTTGTTAGTCTTATTAGCAGGTACATGGAGCATCCTACGAAGATACACTTACAGGCT GGAGGAAATAAAGAACATATTGCATATACTAATAATGACTATGCAGGAGAGTTAAATGATAGAAAAAATACTTCTGGGTATATATTTCTATTAAGTTCTGGTGCAGTCTCTTGGCTATCTAATAAACAGCCTATGGTGTCTTTATCAACAAAAGAAGCAGAATTTATAGCTGCAGCTGTATGTGCTTGTCAAGCAGTTTAG